One genomic window of Cricetulus griseus strain 17A/GY chromosome 3, alternate assembly CriGri-PICRH-1.0, whole genome shotgun sequence includes the following:
- the LOC118238057 gene encoding 60S ribosomal protein L30-like has product MVASKKMKKSLELINSRLQLAMRSGKYTLGYKQTLMMIRQGKEKLVILANNCPAFRKSELEHCAMVTKTGVHPYSGSGTGLGTACGNYYRVHTLVTTDPGDSDVI; this is encoded by the coding sequence atggtggcCTCAAAGAAGATGAAAAAGTCTCTGGAGTTGATCAACTCTAGGCTCCAACTTGCTATGAGAAGCGGAAAGTACACGCTGGGCTACAAACAGACTCTGATGATGATCAGACAGGGCAAAGAGAAATTGGTTATCCTTGCCAACAACTGCCCAGCTTTCAGGAAATCTGAACTAGAACACTGTGCCATGGTGACTAAAACTGGTGTGCATCCTTACAGTGGCAGTGGCACTGGACTGGGCACAGCATGTGGAAACTACTACAGAGTACACACACTGGTTACCACTGACCCAGGTGATTCTGATGTTATTTGA